TGGGTCTGGGTGGAGTCGATGGTGACGAAGGCCACGCGGCGGCAACCCTGCTCCAGCAGATGTTGGGTGGCCGCGTAGGTTCCCTGGGCCCCATCGACGACGACGTAGTTGGTAGATAAATCCGGCAGGTGACGGTCGAAGAGCACGGTCGGCGTTTGCTCGCGCAGAATGGCGCTGACTTCCTTTTCAATGCCTTCAGAGGGCACGATGATGAAGCCGTCGACGTGGCGCTCCCGGAACATGGAAATCAGCTCCTTGGTCTTGGCCGGGTCATTGTCGGTGCTGCAGTAAATGATGCGGTAGCCCCGCTCGAAGGCCTGCTTCTCAATCAGCCAAGCCACGGTGGCAAAAAAAGAGTTGGAAATATCTTCCACAACCAGCCCGATGACGTGAGTTTTGCCTGTGCGCAGGCTTTTGGCCAGCTGATTGGGCTTATACCCCACCTCCTCGACGTAGGCCAATACCCGCTGGGCTACGGCGTCGCTGATACGGCTTTGCTTGGCTTTGCCGTTGAGCACTAAAGACACGGTAGCAATGGAAACCTGCAAGTGGCTGGCCACATCGTTGATCAATGTCCTTTTTTTCACCTTGCTGTCCATGGGGCATTTTCTGGGTACGTAGCCGCAAAAGTAGAACAAACCTGTTTAGCTCGACCATATTAACTACTCGGGGCCGGAACCCGGCCGGGGTAGCCGGGGCGGGTCTTAACGGGGCCGCTCGAAAATAGATGCTGTAAATACGGTGTCGCGGGACTATTTTGGTGCCCAGGCCAACCCGCCCGGCCCTAAGAACTATCCGGATCCCTTCATCTTTTTTTCCGTTAGAACCCATGGCCACCAAAAAACAGCAGACCTCTCTACGGGACCTGGCCCAGCATCTGGGCGTTTCGGCCTCCACCATTTCGCGGGCCCTGGCCAACCACCACGACATCAGCGAGACGACCAAGGAACGGGTGCGACAGGCGGCCCAGGAGCTCAACTACCGCCCCAACCAGCTAGCCGCCGCCCTGCGCCGGGGCCACAGCAAAACCCTGGGCGTCATCGTACCCCACATCAAGGGCTATTTCTTTCCGGCCGTTATGAACGGCATCGAGAAAGTAGCTACCCGGGAAGGCTTCAACGTGCTGCTCTGCCAAAGCAACGAAGACCTGAAGCGGGAGCAGCGCAACATCGAAGCCCTCCTGGCCTCCCAGGTGGAAGGCATTCTGATGTCGGTATCGGCTACTACTTACCAGGAAACCCAGCACCTGGAGCAGGTGCGGCAGCAGGGTACGCCCCTGGTGTTCTTCGACCGGGTACCCGACTTGCCACGCAGCATGGCCGTCATCCTCGACGATTTTCAGGGTGCTTACCAATCGGTGCGCCACCTCATTGAGCAGGGCTGCCGCCGCATCGTGCACCTGGCTGGCCCGCAACACCTGAACACCAGCCGTAACCGGTTTCTGGGCTACAAGGCCGCTCTGGCCGACCACGGCCTGTCCTTCGAGGAAGACTGGGTGTACTCTTTGCCGGCCCTGACCCACGAGGCCGGCCGCCTGGGCATGCAGCACCTGCTGGCCCTGGAGCCGCCCCTCGACGGAATTTTTGCCGCCTACGCCATTCCGTCGGTGGGCGCGCTGGAGGTGCTGCGCGAAAAGCAGCTGCGCGTGCCCCAGGATATTGCCCTGGCTTGCTTCAGCAACGAGCCATTTACGACCATGACCCAGCCCCAGATGACGGTAGTCGACCAGCGGGCCGAGCAGATGGGCGAAACGGCGGTGCGCCTGTTTCTGCAGCTGCTCAAGCGCGGCCCTGCTTACGAGCCGCCCCACCTGATCCTCAAGCCCGAGCTCATCATCCGCGACTCGTCGCTGCACCGCTCCCAGGAGCCGATGGAGGCGCGCTAACCGGCTTTTTTTCTTTCGTCGTTGAGTTGGGAGGTTCGCCCGGATGCTCGTATTTTTCAGACCTGACCTCTTCCCCCTCCACCCTCCTCCTTTTCCGCCTATGCGTACCGACTTGTCCAAGCAACAGCTTTTCGAGCAAACCCAGCAGCAACTCCACACCCAGGGCTTTGGTATCACGCAGCAGGACCAGACGCGGCCCTGGGGCGGTTTTTTCGTGCTCGATGAAGACCAGGCCCAGCAGTTTGCCGATACCTACTTCGAGGGTTTACCCGTGGATCAACTGCGGATTTCGGGCAAGCTCAGTCCTAAAATCCTGCTCGTAGCCCCGCACCAGCGGCTGTCCTGGCAATACCACCACCGCCGGGCCGAAATCTGGAAGGTGGTGCGCGGCACGGTGGGCGTCAT
Above is a genomic segment from Hymenobacter cellulosivorans containing:
- a CDS encoding LacI family DNA-binding transcriptional regulator, with translation MATKKQQTSLRDLAQHLGVSASTISRALANHHDISETTKERVRQAAQELNYRPNQLAAALRRGHSKTLGVIVPHIKGYFFPAVMNGIEKVATREGFNVLLCQSNEDLKREQRNIEALLASQVEGILMSVSATTYQETQHLEQVRQQGTPLVFFDRVPDLPRSMAVILDDFQGAYQSVRHLIEQGCRRIVHLAGPQHLNTSRNRFLGYKAALADHGLSFEEDWVYSLPALTHEAGRLGMQHLLALEPPLDGIFAAYAIPSVGALEVLREKQLRVPQDIALACFSNEPFTTMTQPQMTVVDQRAEQMGETAVRLFLQLLKRGPAYEPPHLILKPELIIRDSSLHRSQEPMEAR
- a CDS encoding phosphoheptose isomerase, whose product is MRTDLSKQQLFEQTQQQLHTQGFGITQQDQTRPWGGFFVLDEDQAQQFADTYFEGLPVDQLRISGKLSPKILLVAPHQRLSWQYHHRRAEIWKVVRGTVGVITSPTDEEGELQTYSPGQTITLRQGERHRLVGLDDWGMIAEIWQHTDAQQPSDENDIVRVQDDFGR
- a CDS encoding LacI family DNA-binding transcriptional regulator — protein: MDSKVKKRTLINDVASHLQVSIATVSLVLNGKAKQSRISDAVAQRVLAYVEEVGYKPNQLAKSLRTGKTHVIGLVVEDISNSFFATVAWLIEKQAFERGYRIIYCSTDNDPAKTKELISMFRERHVDGFIIVPSEGIEKEVSAILREQTPTVLFDRHLPDLSTNYVVVDGAQGTYAATQHLLEQGCRRVAFVTIDSTQTQMEERLRGYTQALQEHNLPAQVKRVVVTKETEKVVADIHDFIRDMPECDAIIFATNYLTIYGLEAIAQLQRRIPADLAVISYDDHDLFRLYTPAITAIAQPVESIAKNVIDILLEELQPSAEPAIGLSQQVLPTQLIIRQSSIRPA